One Leptolyngbyaceae cyanobacterium genomic window carries:
- a CDS encoding 2TM domain-containing protein, whose translation MMPVSDTKSTRSYNQEEIQEILHLAISRQSYEGEFTRDQLMEIAAELEISPETLFAAEQDWLDKQGEMMNRQAFNAYRWGKLKRSFAKYAIVNSFLLLLNVLTAGQLSWSLYVLLFWGLVLALKAWNTFQSDGEEYERAFQQWYRQHQLRQSVNNFFNKLRKAW comes from the coding sequence ATGATGCCCGTATCCGATACCAAATCCACCCGCTCTTACAATCAAGAAGAGATTCAGGAAATTCTCCATTTGGCTATTTCCCGTCAAAGTTACGAAGGGGAATTTACCCGCGACCAGTTAATGGAAATTGCTGCTGAGTTAGAAATCTCCCCGGAAACTCTGTTCGCAGCCGAACAAGATTGGCTCGACAAGCAGGGAGAAATGATGAATCGGCAGGCGTTCAACGCCTACCGATGGGGAAAATTAAAAAGAAGTTTCGCCAAATACGCGATCGTCAACTCGTTTCTATTGCTGTTGAACGTACTCACTGCTGGCCAACTTTCTTGGTCTTTATATGTTTTACTATTCTGGGGACTAGTACTTGCTCTGAAAGCCTGGAATACCTTTCAATCTGATGGAGAAGAGTACGAAAGAGCTTTTCAGCAATGGTATCGCCAGCACCAGTTGCGGCAATCAGTTAATAACTTTTTCAATAAGTTGCGGAAGGCTTGGTAA
- a CDS encoding phosphotransferase, with protein MTNQKRIFDYYSIIPHPTEPKLLMQEVNIGWSLPHFIPSKTHFAHAYLINEAMQQQLGIDVTVLSCIYNDLDPVLNRVNRVFALANHNPDWQPTARYRWIDRSELNKLALAVPEHYPILLNWFQEIQDPTISSQRVPWARIGWYKKANDWIYEQFKNLGLTSISRSEQLRSWSTSCILKFNTTAGNIYFKAMPSALKNESLFTKALGEYYPENTPHILSANHEQHWMLMRDFGGTPLSEMAEISYWEEALRLFAKIQIDSVDRVDDLLSLGWCDRKIERLPFDIDLLLADTAALLAGDFIIIEESDVEELRALIPQFKVKCEKLASYNLPQTLVHGDFWAKNVVVNHNNYIYIDWPNSAISHPFFDIVNFLYIEKYVPDLPGVRDRLRNVYLEQWTSYEPMERLLEAFELSQTLGMLYQAITYYRIVSQLEPLAKWEIEVAVPLCLEKLLIFHRR; from the coding sequence ATGACAAATCAAAAAAGAATCTTCGATTACTACAGCATAATTCCCCATCCAACCGAGCCAAAATTGCTAATGCAGGAAGTAAACATCGGTTGGTCTTTGCCTCATTTTATCCCTAGCAAAACTCATTTCGCTCATGCCTATTTGATTAACGAGGCCATGCAGCAGCAGTTAGGTATCGACGTAACGGTACTTTCGTGCATTTATAATGATTTAGACCCCGTTCTAAATCGAGTCAATCGAGTATTTGCCCTCGCCAATCATAATCCAGATTGGCAACCAACTGCACGGTATCGCTGGATCGATCGATCCGAACTAAATAAATTAGCATTAGCCGTGCCAGAACATTATCCGATTCTGTTAAATTGGTTTCAAGAAATCCAAGACCCGACAATAAGCTCTCAACGAGTACCTTGGGCAAGAATTGGTTGGTATAAAAAAGCAAATGACTGGATTTACGAACAATTTAAAAATTTGGGATTAACTTCTATTTCTCGGAGCGAGCAATTAAGGTCTTGGAGTACTTCTTGTATTTTAAAATTCAATACAACTGCTGGCAATATTTATTTTAAAGCTATGCCAAGCGCCTTAAAAAATGAATCGTTATTCACTAAAGCTTTAGGAGAATATTACCCTGAAAATACTCCCCATATTTTAAGCGCGAATCACGAACAGCACTGGATGTTAATGCGTGATTTCGGTGGTACGCCCCTATCGGAAATGGCAGAAATATCATATTGGGAAGAAGCTTTGCGTTTATTTGCCAAAATACAAATAGATTCAGTTGATCGGGTTGATGATTTATTGAGTTTGGGATGGTGCGATCGCAAAATCGAGCGGTTACCATTTGATATAGATTTACTGTTAGCTGATACCGCAGCATTATTAGCCGGAGATTTCATCATTATTGAAGAAAGCGATGTGGAAGAATTACGCGCTTTGATTCCTCAATTCAAGGTAAAGTGTGAGAAATTAGCAAGTTACAATTTACCTCAAACCCTGGTACATGGTGACTTTTGGGCAAAAAATGTAGTGGTAAATCACAACAATTATATTTATATTGATTGGCCTAATAGTGCTATATCGCATCCTTTTTTCGATATAGTCAATTTCTTGTATATAGAAAAATACGTTCCCGATCTTCCCGGCGTGCGCGATCGTCTTCGCAACGTTTATTTGGAACAGTGGACGAGTTACGAGCCGATGGAGCGTTTATTAGAAGCTTTTGAGTTATCTCAAACTTTAGGAATGTTGTATCAAGCTATCACGTATTATCGAATCGTTTCTCAGTTAGAACCATTGGCTAAATGGGAAATTGAAGTGGCAGTACCTTTGTGTTTGGAGAAACTGTTAATTTTTCACCGCCGATGA
- a CDS encoding DUF3696 domain-containing protein codes for MLREYQLTNFKAFAGPETIPIRPITLIYGPNSSGKSSILQSLLLLKQTLQEAENPETLLLPKGNLVNLGGYREFIHRHDVSKSFSFKVVFGSHKEGTPNLFRNLVPDNLIETPLLGLKVAFNYDRQMANAVLASVELFIGNDSSPVVIYKPEELANKNLAGDRFRSELGLGKRPLSDKILKLEKINNDHELWKAWWKKNEYNFNSHNLVIAEVKDTLQRSELKEYLRKGWPKRLPRELHNLHEIFQEDLNKIDSRHNWQKSALQEQVRQINYLIKLWQHFDKYTLDKAIEDLFKLTTYSTIAYRFFLPIASNEPGKPDFCEEEIVRLSRVYKRLNSTLDLSELTLLAASTFQGFLDTTIYIGPLREYPERLYILSGNSSQQVGKSGKMLSDILFRNPELLKQVNEQLERFGLEYELKVASYTNKETSELSDVFALRLVDKFTGVNVSLLDVGFGISQVLPIIVQSMLSRNTTLLIEQPEIHIHPRLQAELGSLLAECIKPPLNNQFIIETHSEHLMLRLQKLIRKGELKPEDVSVIYVDRAAEGSKCLHLRLDEEGDFIDEWPGGFFEEDFNEIFQ; via the coding sequence GTGCTGCGTGAATATCAACTCACCAATTTTAAAGCATTTGCTGGGCCAGAAACCATCCCGATTCGACCCATCACCCTCATTTATGGGCCAAACTCCTCCGGAAAGAGTTCGATATTGCAATCCCTGCTGCTGCTGAAACAAACTCTTCAGGAAGCAGAAAACCCAGAAACCCTTTTACTCCCCAAAGGCAATCTCGTTAATTTAGGCGGTTATCGTGAATTTATCCATCGCCATGATGTCAGCAAATCATTTTCGTTCAAGGTTGTTTTTGGTTCTCATAAGGAGGGAACACCTAATCTATTTAGAAACCTTGTTCCTGACAACCTAATTGAGACTCCGCTTTTAGGATTAAAAGTTGCCTTCAACTACGATCGACAGATGGCAAATGCCGTGTTAGCATCCGTCGAGCTATTCATTGGCAACGATTCATCTCCTGTGGTTATATATAAACCTGAAGAACTCGCAAATAAAAACCTTGCCGGGGATAGATTTCGCTCGGAATTGGGATTGGGTAAAAGACCTTTATCCGATAAGATTCTCAAATTAGAGAAAATTAATAACGACCATGAACTGTGGAAGGCTTGGTGGAAAAAAAATGAATATAATTTTAATTCTCACAATTTAGTAATTGCAGAGGTTAAAGATACTTTACAACGTTCTGAATTAAAAGAATATCTACGTAAAGGATGGCCAAAGAGACTACCTAGAGAATTACATAATCTCCATGAAATTTTCCAGGAAGATCTTAATAAAATCGATTCCCGGCATAACTGGCAAAAATCTGCTTTACAAGAGCAGGTTCGGCAAATAAATTACTTAATAAAATTGTGGCAACATTTCGATAAATACACTTTAGATAAAGCTATAGAAGATTTATTTAAATTAACTACTTATTCTACAATCGCCTATCGATTTTTTTTACCAATCGCATCTAATGAACCAGGTAAACCAGACTTTTGTGAAGAAGAAATAGTGCGTTTGTCACGAGTATATAAACGTCTGAATTCCACACTCGATCTTTCCGAGTTAACCCTGTTGGCGGCCTCTACTTTTCAAGGTTTCTTAGACACTACAATATACATCGGCCCTTTGCGAGAATACCCGGAACGACTATACATCTTAAGTGGCAACTCAAGCCAACAAGTAGGAAAGTCTGGAAAGATGCTATCAGACATCCTGTTCAGGAATCCAGAGCTTTTGAAACAGGTAAACGAACAACTGGAGCGCTTTGGATTGGAATACGAACTCAAAGTTGCATCATACACTAACAAGGAGACATCCGAATTAAGTGATGTTTTCGCATTGCGCTTAGTTGACAAATTCACTGGTGTAAATGTTAGCCTTTTGGATGTAGGATTTGGCATCAGTCAAGTGCTGCCAATTATTGTGCAGAGTATGCTTTCACGAAATACAACGCTCTTGATTGAGCAGCCAGAGATACATATCCACCCACGTCTACAAGCAGAACTCGGCTCTCTATTGGCAGAGTGCATCAAGCCGCCTTTAAATAATCAGTTTATCATTGAAACTCACAGCGAACATCTAATGCTGCGGCTTCAGAAGTTAATCCGTAAGGGAGAGTTAAAACCCGAAGATGTATCGGTTATTTATGTCGATCGTGCTGCTGAAGGATCGAAGTGCTTGCACTTAAGGCTGGACGAAGAAGGAGACTTTATAGACGAGTGGCCAGGTGGATTTTTTGAAGAAGATTTTAACGAGATTTTTCAATAA
- a CDS encoding PQQ-dependent sugar dehydrogenase, with translation MLNNEAFPPMKTQVTLFRKKSGKTSLFPFIKAILLLAIAGCTLDGTTTSSTEVSPSPQAVTNPTTEQAQSSPSQSNYRQTTVVRGLEHPWGMAWLPDGSMLITERPGRLRIVRNGVLEPTPITGVPEVLAVNQGGLLDISIHPNFAQNQLIYFTYAHGNQQASRTRVARARFDGKALQDVRVIFEVNRTKPGGQHFGSRMLWLPDRTMLVSIGDGGNPPVQLDGQLIRQQAQNLQTHLGKIVRLNDDGTIPKDNPFVGKNNANPAIWSYGHRNVQGLAFDPINNRVWSNEHGARGGDELNLVQAGQNYGWPIVSHSRDYATGEPISQQKSQPGMVDPKLVWTPATAPSGITFYNGDRFPQWQGNLFSGGLVSQDVRRIALDSAGNVLSQETIAIGQRVRDVRQGPDGLLYILTDRPDGQLIRLEPAAISSR, from the coding sequence ATGTTAAATAATGAAGCTTTTCCTCCGATGAAAACCCAGGTAACGCTTTTCCGGAAAAAATCGGGAAAAACCTCCTTATTCCCTTTTATTAAAGCTATTCTATTGTTGGCGATCGCCGGATGTACTCTCGATGGAACTACGACCTCATCTACTGAGGTTTCCCCATCGCCGCAAGCAGTAACTAACCCAACAACGGAACAAGCTCAATCTTCTCCCAGCCAATCAAACTATCGCCAAACCACTGTGGTAAGAGGGTTAGAACACCCTTGGGGTATGGCATGGCTACCTGATGGATCGATGTTAATTACCGAACGTCCCGGAAGATTGCGGATTGTTCGTAATGGCGTGTTAGAACCAACACCAATTACCGGCGTTCCCGAAGTGCTTGCCGTTAATCAAGGTGGCTTGCTGGATATTTCAATTCACCCAAATTTTGCTCAAAATCAGTTAATTTATTTTACTTACGCTCACGGTAACCAGCAAGCTAGCCGTACTAGGGTAGCAAGAGCCAGATTTGATGGTAAAGCGTTGCAAGATGTACGGGTAATTTTTGAGGTTAACCGAACTAAACCAGGGGGACAGCATTTTGGTTCGCGGATGCTCTGGCTTCCCGATCGCACGATGTTAGTATCGATCGGTGATGGTGGCAATCCCCCCGTGCAACTTGATGGTCAACTAATTCGCCAACAAGCACAAAACCTTCAGACCCATCTTGGTAAAATTGTCCGTTTAAATGACGATGGCACTATCCCAAAAGATAATCCTTTTGTAGGAAAGAATAACGCTAATCCGGCTATTTGGAGTTACGGACACCGTAACGTTCAAGGTCTGGCTTTCGACCCCATCAATAATCGAGTTTGGTCAAACGAACATGGTGCCCGTGGGGGTGACGAACTTAATTTAGTGCAAGCCGGTCAAAATTATGGTTGGCCTATAGTTTCTCATAGTCGGGATTATGCTACGGGCGAGCCAATTTCTCAACAAAAATCTCAACCTGGGATGGTCGATCCCAAATTAGTTTGGACGCCTGCCACTGCTCCTTCGGGAATAACATTTTACAATGGCGATCGCTTTCCACAATGGCAGGGCAATTTATTTTCCGGTGGATTGGTTTCTCAAGATGTGCGTCGGATCGCGCTAGACAGTGCAGGCAATGTTTTATCGCAAGAAACTATTGCGATCGGTCAGCGAGTGCGCGACGTGCGGCAAGGGCCTGACGGACTATTGTATATTCTTACCGATCGACCGGACGGGCAACTGATTCGCCTCGAACCTGCGGCAATTTCATCCCGATAA
- a CDS encoding Mo-dependent nitrogenase C-terminal domain-containing protein, which produces MTIATSTAPQKTFQLPISIDIILYPIRQWLDSIELRDAKVAKMVCQLIPSQCPFERDVQLFGRTLFHIPPMCKINPVYDQLMGLRFRALSFLADVCGEDITPYCC; this is translated from the coding sequence ATGACTATTGCCACTAGCACTGCTCCACAAAAAACTTTCCAATTGCCAATCTCGATCGACATCATTTTGTACCCAATCCGTCAATGGCTAGATTCAATTGAATTACGAGATGCGAAAGTAGCTAAAATGGTTTGTCAACTCATCCCTTCTCAATGTCCTTTTGAAAGAGACGTGCAGCTATTTGGCCGTACCTTGTTCCACATTCCACCGATGTGTAAAATTAACCCGGTTTACGACCAGCTAATGGGTTTACGCTTCCGGGCTTTAAGTTTTCTAGCAGATGTTTGTGGAGAAGATATTACTCCTTACTGCTGCTAA
- a CDS encoding cell division protein SepF, with the protein MSGIFNKLKEIVGINEQVEYEYDDYDDVDERNNYQNLYQEEAAPPATEEDRRQRRRMRSSVGIAPEAPMPTPMSNVIGMPGVANAFSEVVVMEPRTFEEMPQAIQALRERKSVVLNLTMMDPDQAQRAVDFIAGGTYAIDGHQERIGESIFLFTPSCVQVSNQSGVVHEVPQPQVRIPRAATPTPSWVSSDQRIVQTS; encoded by the coding sequence ATGAGCGGTATCTTTAACAAGCTGAAAGAGATTGTTGGTATTAACGAACAAGTGGAATACGAGTACGATGATTATGATGATGTAGACGAGCGCAATAACTACCAAAACCTCTATCAAGAGGAAGCCGCTCCACCTGCCACCGAAGAAGATCGTCGCCAACGTCGTCGGATGCGCTCTAGCGTAGGTATCGCACCAGAAGCTCCCATGCCAACACCAATGAGTAACGTGATCGGAATGCCGGGAGTTGCCAATGCCTTCTCGGAAGTAGTCGTCATGGAACCCCGTACCTTTGAAGAAATGCCCCAGGCAATTCAAGCTTTGCGGGAACGGAAATCCGTGGTACTCAACCTCACCATGATGGACCCCGACCAAGCACAACGGGCTGTAGACTTCATCGCAGGTGGTACTTACGCGATCGACGGTCACCAAGAACGGATCGGCGAAAGCATCTTCCTGTTCACTCCTAGCTGCGTACAAGTAAGTAATCAGTCTGGTGTAGTACACGAAGTGCCTCAACCCCAAGTACGCATTCCTCGCGCTGCTACCCCCACGCCTAGCTGGGTATCCTCGGATCAGCGGATCGTTCAAACCAGTTAA
- a CDS encoding YggS family pyridoxal phosphate-dependent enzyme, whose product MSRSHLENALASRIVEIRQQLPTSVRLIAVTKQVSVDLIRSAYDAGIRDFGESRLQEVEAKQSQLVDLPDITWHLIGHLQSNKTKKALEHFQWIHSLDSLKLAQQLDRLAGSLDKKPHVCLQVKLLPDPNKYGWAVDELFADLPKLNECQNIQIQGLMTIPPLGLTDVEILTLFQQTRELAQNIQQQNWSNIRMQDLSMGMSDDYQLAVQAGATMVRLGTILFGARNYPE is encoded by the coding sequence ATGAGCCGTTCCCACTTAGAAAATGCTCTAGCATCTCGGATTGTTGAAATTCGCCAACAGCTACCGACATCCGTTCGCTTAATTGCCGTTACCAAACAAGTATCGGTAGATTTGATACGTTCTGCTTATGATGCTGGTATTCGGGACTTCGGGGAAAGCCGCTTGCAAGAAGTAGAAGCCAAACAATCCCAGCTAGTAGATTTACCCGATATTACTTGGCATCTGATCGGACATCTCCAAAGCAATAAAACGAAAAAAGCTTTGGAGCATTTTCAGTGGATTCACTCTCTAGATAGTCTCAAATTAGCCCAACAGTTAGATCGTTTGGCGGGATCGCTTGACAAGAAACCCCACGTTTGCTTACAAGTGAAACTTTTACCCGATCCCAATAAATACGGTTGGGCTGTCGATGAACTTTTTGCCGATCTTCCCAAACTCAATGAGTGCCAAAATATTCAAATTCAGGGCTTAATGACGATACCTCCCTTAGGTTTGACAGATGTAGAAATCTTGACATTATTTCAGCAGACGCGGGAATTAGCACAAAACATTCAGCAACAAAATTGGTCGAATATCCGAATGCAGGACTTATCGATGGGGATGTCGGATGATTACCAGTTAGCAGTCCAAGCTGGTGCAACGATGGTACGTTTGGGAACGATTCTGTTTGGTGCGAGAAATTATCCAGAATAA
- the glsA gene encoding glutaminase A has product MLNQEHLEVENNSRVAPSSFQTYLEDLHLKFKSLQDGKLATYIPELAKVNPELFSICVMSVDGRIFQVGDYNHLFTIQSISKLFVYGMALEEHGRDYVLSKVGVEPTGDSFNSIILDETSKRPYNPMVNAGAIATTSLIKGAGPTERLNRMLDMFRRYIGRDIFIDISVFMSERTTGHRNRAMAHLMLNFGMIGEKIDEALDLYFQQCSLMVNCQDLAVMAATLANNGINPITREQAVDSAYIKDILSVMYTCGMYNFAGEWAYKVGLPAKSGVSGGIIVVVPNQVGIAIFSPLLDERGNSVRGVKVCEEISRHFGLHMFDSSMRSCRFLEMLSQK; this is encoded by the coding sequence ATGCTAAACCAAGAGCATCTGGAAGTAGAGAATAACTCACGAGTTGCCCCATCATCATTTCAGACTTATTTAGAGGATTTACATCTTAAGTTCAAGTCACTCCAGGATGGTAAGTTAGCAACTTATATCCCCGAATTGGCAAAGGTAAACCCGGAGTTATTTAGTATTTGCGTGATGAGTGTGGATGGTCGAATTTTCCAGGTTGGGGATTATAATCATTTATTTACGATTCAGTCAATTTCAAAATTGTTTGTATATGGAATGGCGCTTGAGGAACACGGCAGAGATTATGTTTTGAGCAAAGTTGGTGTAGAACCGACGGGAGATTCTTTTAATTCGATTATTCTTGATGAAACATCGAAACGACCTTATAACCCGATGGTAAATGCAGGCGCGATCGCAACTACAAGTTTAATCAAAGGTGCTGGCCCAACGGAACGACTTAATCGTATGTTGGATATGTTTCGGCGCTACATCGGTCGCGATATCTTTATTGATATATCAGTGTTCATGTCAGAGAGAACTACAGGTCATCGTAACCGGGCAATGGCACATTTGATGCTCAATTTTGGCATGATTGGTGAGAAAATTGATGAAGCGCTCGATCTATATTTTCAGCAATGTTCGTTAATGGTTAACTGTCAGGATTTGGCAGTGATGGCAGCTACTTTAGCTAATAATGGAATTAATCCAATTACTAGAGAACAGGCGGTAGATAGCGCTTATATTAAAGATATTTTGAGCGTGATGTATACCTGCGGTATGTATAATTTTGCAGGTGAATGGGCGTATAAAGTTGGATTACCAGCTAAAAGTGGGGTGAGTGGCGGAATTATCGTGGTAGTTCCCAATCAAGTTGGCATTGCGATATTTTCACCACTGCTTGATGAACGGGGTAATAGCGTCCGGGGAGTGAAAGTTTGTGAAGAAATCTCGCGGCATTTTGGTTTACATATGTTTGATTCATCAATGAGGAGTTGTCGCTTTTTGGAAATGTTGTCTCAAAAATGA
- a CDS encoding DoxX family protein, producing MQKFIPLVARAFLTAIFFKSAFDKISDPAGTQQYMAANGMPLTGLFLVAAIIVELVGAVSVLLGYKAKWGAIALIIFLIPATLIFHTNFAERMQVIQFFKNLAILGGLLMVYYYGAGPISLDERNSLKNDV from the coding sequence ATGCAAAAGTTTATTCCACTGGTAGCACGGGCTTTTTTAACTGCTATTTTTTTCAAGTCTGCTTTTGATAAAATTAGCGATCCGGCAGGTACGCAACAATATATGGCTGCTAATGGAATGCCGCTGACGGGATTATTTTTAGTAGCGGCGATTATTGTGGAGTTAGTTGGTGCTGTGTCGGTGTTGCTGGGATACAAAGCGAAATGGGGCGCGATCGCACTGATCATTTTCTTAATTCCCGCTACCCTAATTTTCCATACCAATTTTGCCGAACGAATGCAGGTGATTCAATTTTTCAAGAATTTAGCTATTTTGGGCGGATTGCTGATGGTGTACTATTATGGAGCGGGGCCAATCAGTTTGGATGAGCGCAATTCATTAAAAAATGATGTCTAA
- the proC gene encoding pyrroline-5-carboxylate reductase: MSIKFGVIGGGVMGEALLSRLINQQIYLPSEVLVSEPQAQRRSYLTEKYGVGVTANNSEVAGGSEVLFLAVKPQVFDMVAAELVENQITVPEQLVISILAGVPLSKLEWAFPGQPVIRSMPNTPATVGAGITAIAPGNQVQQHHLERAKRIFQAVGEVVEVPETMLDAVTGLSGSGPGYVAVMIEALTDGGVASGLPRAIASKLALETVFGTAQLLKESAMHPAELKDKVTSPGGTTITGIAELERAGFRSALIEAVKAAYRRSKELGN; the protein is encoded by the coding sequence ATGTCCATCAAGTTTGGTGTTATCGGTGGCGGGGTAATGGGAGAAGCTCTCTTATCCCGCTTAATTAATCAGCAGATTTATCTACCATCAGAAGTACTGGTGAGCGAACCTCAAGCACAACGCCGCAGTTATTTAACAGAAAAATACGGCGTTGGGGTAACTGCAAATAATTCAGAAGTAGCAGGCGGTTCAGAAGTTCTGTTTTTAGCCGTGAAGCCCCAAGTTTTTGATATGGTAGCCGCAGAATTAGTCGAAAATCAGATTACCGTACCGGAACAATTGGTAATTTCTATTTTGGCGGGCGTACCTTTGAGCAAGTTGGAATGGGCTTTTCCCGGACAACCAGTAATTCGATCGATGCCAAATACCCCCGCTACCGTAGGTGCTGGAATTACCGCGATCGCTCCCGGTAACCAGGTACAACAGCATCACTTAGAACGAGCAAAGCGCATTTTTCAAGCCGTCGGAGAAGTGGTAGAAGTACCGGAAACCATGCTGGACGCGGTAACTGGGTTATCGGGATCGGGCCCTGGTTACGTAGCAGTGATGATCGAAGCGCTGACTGATGGGGGAGTAGCGTCGGGTTTGCCAAGAGCGATCGCATCTAAACTAGCACTAGAAACCGTATTCGGCACCGCTCAACTGCTCAAAGAATCCGCTATGCACCCCGCCGAACTAAAAGACAAAGTGACCAGTCCCGGCGGTACGACAATTACAGGCATTGCCGAATTAGAACGCGCTGGTTTTCGTTCTGCCTTAATTGAAGCAGTAAAAGCAGCTTATCGTCGCTCTAAAGAGTTAGGAAATTAG
- a CDS encoding ubiquinol-cytochrome c reductase iron-sulfur subunit, with protein MDRRTFLTWVGAGWLASSLPVALAACASTSTKDDNVSTTNSPTKPSEFKTIGTVAELDGKGEILNKQLAGSPVLVIRNPNNANTLAAVNPTCTHKGCTVAWKTDKKLFVCPCHDAEYTADGKVVKGPAKEALPVYEAKIEGDSVLVKVG; from the coding sequence ATGGATCGTCGTACTTTTTTGACTTGGGTTGGTGCAGGTTGGTTAGCAAGTTCTCTACCAGTAGCCCTTGCCGCCTGTGCTTCCACCTCTACAAAAGATGATAATGTCTCTACTACCAATTCTCCTACTAAACCTAGTGAATTTAAGACAATCGGAACAGTAGCAGAATTAGATGGAAAAGGCGAAATCCTCAACAAACAATTAGCTGGTAGCCCCGTATTGGTGATTCGCAATCCGAATAATGCTAATACTTTAGCTGCTGTTAATCCTACCTGTACCCATAAAGGTTGTACGGTTGCTTGGAAAACAGATAAAAAGCTTTTTGTTTGTCCCTGTCACGATGCTGAATATACTGCTGATGGTAAAGTTGTAAAAGGCCCAGCTAAGGAAGCTTTGCCTGTTTATGAAGCGAAAATTGAAGGGGATTCGGTTTTGGTGAAGGTGGGTTAA
- a CDS encoding PipX family protein, with the protein MSTETYLNHPTFGLLYRVCVLEENKELFTTLYAQRLFFLVTTTSAGITCEPITRADSRLLVENRLRTLRRSGQIQDYDKLMEIHQRTFQ; encoded by the coding sequence ATGAGTACAGAAACTTACCTAAATCATCCGACCTTTGGTTTACTTTATCGAGTGTGCGTACTTGAAGAAAACAAGGAATTATTCACCACACTCTACGCCCAGCGTTTGTTTTTTCTAGTCACTACCACATCTGCTGGCATCACTTGCGAACCGATCACTCGTGCGGATTCTCGCCTTTTGGTAGAAAATCGGCTGAGAACCCTTCGACGCAGCGGCCAAATCCAAGACTACGATAAGCTGATGGAGATTCACCAGCGCACATTCCAATGA